A genome region from Panicum virgatum strain AP13 chromosome 4K, P.virgatum_v5, whole genome shotgun sequence includes the following:
- the LOC120704975 gene encoding putative protein phosphatase 2C 23, whose protein sequence is MEKLQQIQQTLGEIESRVPAALRVVLRIGYHLSPAPADIASFAASLLQPAAAEDVVTVTTGADEEQQLSTAAPPALSLRYGSCYVPLRDHDAHFGRADAGVLGVADGVGAYARLGVDAGAFARGLMASASASALAAVEPGVCPCALLEAAYTRAAASGAPGASTAVIVSLAGRALRWAYVGNSGFAVLRGGRIVCRSKPQQRSLNSPLRLSGGGPEDSDGVAAARAGQAAARDGDVVVVGTDGLFDNVRDEQLEQVVRMGARLGFSAKNMADVVAGVADEASRRTLMGKPDDITVLVAFVVDSDS, encoded by the coding sequence ATGGAGAAGCTGCAACAGATCCAGCAAACCCTCGGCGAGATCGAAAGCCGCGTCCCCGCCGCCCTACGCGTTGTCTTGCGCATTGGCTACCATCTCTCTCCCGCGCCAGCTGACATCGCCAGCTTTGCCGCCTCCCTactgcagccggcggcggcggaggacgtgGTCACGGTCACCACCGGCGCCGATGAGGAGCAGCAGCTCAgcaccgcggcgccgccggccctgaGTCTCCGCTACGGGTCATGCTACGTGCCGCTGCGCGACCACGACGCGCACTTCGggcgcgccgacgccggcgtccTCGGCGTGGCGGACGGCGTCGGCGCGTACGCGCGGCTGGGCGTGGACGCCGGCGCGTTCGCCCGCGGCCTCATGGCaagcgcgagcgcgagcgcgctcGCGGCCGTAGAGCCCGGCGTCTGCCCCTGCGCGCTGCTGGAGGCGGCGTACACGCGGGCAGCCGCGTCGGGCGCGCCCGGGGCGTCCACCGCGGTCATCGTCTCGCTCGCCGGCAGGGCCCTGAGGTGGGCGTACGTCGGCAACAGCGGGTTCGCCGTGCTCCGGGGCGGCAGGATCGTGTGCCGCTCCAAGCCGCAGCAGCGCTCCCTGAACTCGCCGCTCCGgctgagcggcggcgggcccgaGGACAgcgacggcgtcgcggcggcgcgggcggggcaggcggcggcgagggacggCGACGTCGTGGTGGTCGGAACGGACGGGCTGTTCGACAACGTCCGCGACGAGCAGCTGGAGCAGGTGGTGCGGATGGGCGCGCGGCTGGGGTTCTCGGCCAAGAACATGGCGGACGTGGTTGCCGGAGTTGCGGACGAGGCGTCAAGACGGACTCTCATGGGGAAGCCCGACGACATTACAGTCCTCGTCGCCTTCGTTGTCGACTCCGATTCATGA
- the LOC120704974 gene encoding uncharacterized protein LOC120704974, translating into MIFSSNRSCFLIDVFTGIDVSPPLLPIDQYTEIYYGAALTAPLASPNSHLIVSIGSSNFFWRVGSNFWLKRSPRNGTLTKFVGFKGQVFGMGSDRRLFMVHLTPRIHLEKIPVSWGGRNSMTKWHLSTAWLVACGHMLLMIGCQSCYPGTGSVFEAYRLDTSTEPAKWVKVEKLENWAIFISNDKRVQPLSCMNPERWGGRSNCVYCYDFGHWVVFEFGKSKPLHGDDAKPDVFIFICCGSMVQPIWLVPSMFSFCS; encoded by the coding sequence ATGATCTTCTCCAGCAACAGATCCTGTTTTCTTATTGATGTGTTCACTGGTATTGATGTTTCACCTCCACTACTGCCTATTGATCAGTACACTGAGATCTACTACGGTGCTGCCCTCACAGCTCCACTAGCATCTCCAAACTCACATCTCATTGTCTCCATTGGGTCGTCCAACTTCTTTTGGCGTGTTGGTAGTAACTTTTGGTTGAAACGCTCTCCTCGCAATGGAACACTCACTAAATTTGTAGGCTTCAAAGGCCAGGTCTTTGGCATGGGTTCTGATCGTAGGCTGTTCATGGTGCACTTGACGCCCCGGATCCACTTAGAGAAAATACCAGTTTCCTGGGGTGGGAGAAATAGCATGACTAAATGGCATCTTAGCACCGCTTGGCTGGTGGCATGCGGCCACATGCTTCTCATGATCGGCTGCCAAAGTTGTTATCCAGGAACAGGAAGTGTCTTTGAAGCCTACCGTCTTGACACTTCAACTGAACCTGCAAAGTGGGTGAAAGTGGAAAAGTTGGAGAATTGGGCGATATTCATCAGCAACGACAAGAGAGTCCAGCCACTATCATGCATGAACCCAGAGAGATGGGGAGGGAGGAGCAACTGTGTATACTGCTATGATTttggccattgggttgtgtttgaGTTCGGCAAAAGCAAACCGCTGCATGGAGATGACGCCAAACCTGATGTCTTTATTTTCATATGTTGTGGCAGCATGGTGCAACCTATATGGCTTGTCCCCAGTAtgttttctttttgttcttgA